The Pongo abelii isolate AG06213 chromosome 21, NHGRI_mPonAbe1-v2.0_pri, whole genome shotgun sequence genome has a window encoding:
- the KCNS1 gene encoding potassium voltage-gated channel subfamily S member 1 produces MLMLLVRGTHYENLRPKVVLPTPLVGRSTETFVSEFPGPDTGIRWRRSDEALRVNVGGVRRQLSARALARFPGTRLGRLQAAASEEQARRLCDDYDEAAREFYFDRHPGFFLGLLHFYRTGHLHVLDELCVFAFGQEADYWGLGENALAACCRARYLERRLTQPHAWDEDSDTPSSVDPCPDEISDVQRELARYGAARCGRLRRRLWLTMENPGYSLPSKLFSCVSISVVLASIAAMCIHSLPEYQAREAAAAVAAVAAGRSPEGVRDDPVLRRLEYFCIAWFSFEVSSRLLLAPSTRNFFCHPLNLIDIVSVLPFYLTLLAGVALGDQGGKEFGHLGKVVQVFRLMRIFRVLKLARHSTGLRSLGATLKHSYREVGILLLYLAVGVSVFSGVAYTAEKEEDVGFNTIPACWWWGTVSMTTVGYGDVVPVTVAGKLAASGCILGGILVVALPITIIFNKFSHFYRRQKALEAAVRNSNHREFEDLLSSVDGVSEASLETSRETSQEGRSADLESQAPSEPPHPQMY; encoded by the exons atgctgatgctgctggtccggGGAACACACTATGAGAACCTCCGGCCTAAAGTGGTGCTCCCAACACCCCTAGTAG GGAGGAGCACTGAAACCTTTGTGAGCGAGTTCCCGGGCCCCGACACCGGGATCCGCTGGCGGCGAAGCGACGAAGCGCTGCGCGTGAACGTGGGTGGCGTGCGGCGGCAGCTGAGCGCGCGCGCCCTGGCGCGCTTCCCGGGCACGCGGTTGGGCCGCCTGCAGGCTGCGGCGTCGGAGGAGCAGGCGCGGCGCCTGTGCGACGACTACGACGAGGCGGCGCGCGAATTCTACTTCGACCGGCACCCGGGCTTCTTCCTGGGCCTGCTGCACTTCTACCGCACTGGCCACCTGCACGTGCTCGACGAGCTGTGCGTCTTCGCCTTTGGCCAGGAGGCCGACTACTGGGGCCTGGGCGAGAACGCGCTTGCCGCGTGCTGCCGCGCGCGCTACCTGGAGAGGCGTTTGACCCAGCCGCACGCCTGGGACGAGGACAGCGACACGCCGAGCAGCGTGGACCCGTGCCCCGACGAGATCTCCGACGTGCAGCGAGAGCTGGCGCGCTATGGCGCGGCGCGCTGTGGCCGCCTGCGCCGCCGCCTTTGGCTGACCATGGAGAACCCGGGCTACTCGCTGCCGAGCAAGCTCTTCAGCTGCGTCTCCATCAGCGTGGTGCTCGCCTCCATCGCCGCCATGTGCATCCACAGCCTGCCCGAGTACCAGGCCCGCGAGGCGGCGGCCGCCGTGGCTGCGGTGGCCGCGGGCCGCAGCCCGGAAGGCGTGCGCGACGACCCGGTGCTGCGACGCCTCGAGTACTTCTGCATCGCCTGGTTCAGCTTCGAGGTGTCGTCGCGCCTCCTGCTGGCGCCCAGTACGCGCAACTTCTTCTGCCACCCGCTCAACCTCATCGACATTGTGTCTGTGCTGCCCTTCTATCTCACGCTGCTGGCTGGTGTGGCACTGGGCGATCAGGGCGGCAAGGAGTTCGGCCACCTGGGCAAGGTGGTGCAGGTGTTCCGCCTCATGCGCATCTTCCGCGTACTCAAGTTGGCGCGCCATTCCACCGGGCTGCGTTCGCTGGGAGCCACGCTCAAG CACAGCTACCGTGAGGTGGGCATCTTGCTGCTGTACCTGGCCGTGGGTGTGTCAGTGTTCTCTGGTGTGGCCTACACAGCTGAAAAGGAGGAGGACGTGGGCTTTAACACCATCCCAGCCTGCTGGTGGTGGGGCACAGTGAGCATGACCACCGTGGGCTATGGGGATGTGGTGCCAGTGACGGTGGCTGGCAAGCTGGCAGCCTCAGGCTGCATCCTAGGGGGCATCCTGGTGGTAGCACtccccatcaccatcatcttcaacAAGTTCTCCCACTTTTACCGGCGCCAGAAGGCTCTGGAGGCAGCCGTGCGCAACAGCAACCACCGGGAGTTTGAAGACTTGCTGAGCAGCGTTGATGGGGTGTCGGAGGCATCTCTGGAGACATCCCGAGAAACCTCTCAGGAGGGACGGTCTGCAGATCTAGAGAGCCAGGCCCCCAGTGAGCCTCCACACCCTCAGATGTATTAA
- the WFDC5 gene encoding WAP four-disulfide core domain protein 5 isoform X3, with protein sequence MRIQSLLLLGALLAVGSQLPAVFGRKKGEKSGGCPPDDGPCLLSVPDQCVEDSQCPLTRKCCYRACFRQCVPRVSVKLGSCPEDQLRCLSPMNHLCHKDSDCSGKKRCCHSACGRDCRDPARGMVPGCPGQASSVLGSVALHLSWGPTERVYDGRPGALPPGQHYLYQRWFQPSDKHWPADTSLQPIHPWFLLLGVKVHSLSSEEGLCITPVPCTTAIRASHPS encoded by the exons ATGAGGATCcagagcctcctcctcctgggggCCCTCCTGGCTGTGGGGAGTCAGCTGCCTGCTGTCTTTGGCAGGAAGAAGGGAG AGAAATCGGGGGGCTGCCCGCCAGATGATGGGCCCTGCCTCCTATCGGTGCCTGACCAGTGCGTGGAAGACAGCCAGTGTCCCTTGACCAGGAAGTGCTGCTACAGAGCTTGCTTCCGCCAGTGCGTCCCCAGGGTCTCTG TGAAGCTGGGCAGCTGCCCAGAGGACCAACTGCGCTGCCTCAGCCCCATGAACCACCTTTGTCACAAGGACTCAGACTGCTCGGGCAAAAAGCGATGCTGCCACAGCGCCTGCGGCCGGGATTGCCGAGATCCTGCCAGAGGTATGGTTCCTGGGTGCCCAGGGCAG GCTAGTTCTGTTTTAGGATCCGTGGCTCTGCACCTAAGCTGGGGACCAACGGAAAGAGTTTACGATGGGAGGCCTGGGGCCCTGCCCCCTGGACAGCACTATCTCTACCAGCGGTGGTTCCAGCCTTCTGATAAACACTGGCCTGCTGACACTTCCCTGCAACCCATCCACCCCTGGTTTCTCCTCCTGGGAGTCAAAGTCCATAGCCTGAGCTCAGAGGAAGGCCTCTGTATCACCCCAGTACCCTGCACCACTGCCATACGAGCTTCCCACCCTTCCTAA
- the WFDC5 gene encoding WAP four-disulfide core domain protein 5 isoform X2, giving the protein MRIQSLLLLGALLAVGSQLPAVFGRKKGEKSGGCPPDDGPCLLSVPDQCVEDSQCPLTRKCCYRACFRQCVPRVSVKLGSCPEDQLRCLSPMNHLCHKDSDCSGKKRCCHSACGRDCRDPARG; this is encoded by the exons ATGAGGATCcagagcctcctcctcctgggggCCCTCCTGGCTGTGGGGAGTCAGCTGCCTGCTGTCTTTGGCAGGAAGAAGGGAG AGAAATCGGGGGGCTGCCCGCCAGATGATGGGCCCTGCCTCCTATCGGTGCCTGACCAGTGCGTGGAAGACAGCCAGTGTCCCTTGACCAGGAAGTGCTGCTACAGAGCTTGCTTCCGCCAGTGCGTCCCCAGGGTCTCTG TGAAGCTGGGCAGCTGCCCAGAGGACCAACTGCGCTGCCTCAGCCCCATGAACCACCTTTGTCACAAGGACTCAGACTGCTCGGGCAAAAAGCGATGCTGCCACAGCGCCTGCGGCCGGGATTGCCGAGATCCTGCCAGAG GCTAG
- the WFDC5 gene encoding WAP four-disulfide core domain protein 5 isoform X1: MQPEQEPCKESWLGADQEALSGRAVEDGAREMGRAQNRHGLIGHSGDVGLHFPLSFVPSESQTSPASHFTARKLRLGVIINKQTNKKQQLAKRQARSKGWRIQILSFPAQRLLHNRELPPAAILGDSLTEKSGGCPPDDGPCLLSVPDQCVEDSQCPLTRKCCYRACFRQCVPRVSVKLGSCPEDQLRCLSPMNHLCHKDSDCSGKKRCCHSACGRDCRDPARG, encoded by the exons ATGCAGCCAGAGCAAGAGCCCTGCAAAGAGAGCTGGCTTGGAGCAGATCAGGAGGCACTGAGTGGAAGGGCAGTAGAGGATGGGGCTAGAGAGATGGGCAGGGCCCAGAACAGGCATGGCCTTATTGGCCACAGTGGAGATGTTGGGCTTCATTTTCCCCTGTCATTTGTGCCATCTGAGTCTCAAACTAGCCCAGCTTCCCATTTCACAgccagaaaactgaggcttggagtcattataaacaaacaaacaaacaaaaaacaacaactagCCAAAAGACAGGCAAGAAGCAAGGGATGGAGAATTCAGATCTTGTCATTCCCAGCTCAGCGCTTATTACATAACCGTGAGCTTCCTCCAGCTGCAATATTGGGAGATTCTCTTACAGAGAAATCGGGGGGCTGCCCGCCAGATGATGGGCCCTGCCTCCTATCGGTGCCTGACCAGTGCGTGGAAGACAGCCAGTGTCCCTTGACCAGGAAGTGCTGCTACAGAGCTTGCTTCCGCCAGTGCGTCCCCAGGGTCTCTG TGAAGCTGGGCAGCTGCCCAGAGGACCAACTGCGCTGCCTCAGCCCCATGAACCACCTTTGTCACAAGGACTCAGACTGCTCGGGCAAAAAGCGATGCTGCCACAGCGCCTGCGGCCGGGATTGCCGAGATCCTGCCAGAG GCTAG